A section of the Salmo trutta chromosome 4, fSalTru1.1, whole genome shotgun sequence genome encodes:
- the ambn gene encoding ameloblastin: MVTMKLLVLVMCLIGLCSSIPVSEEHDREERSASDEMFRGNGRGLGGFYRYQPPQYPSYFPSYFPYAQPPQSNSALMAILPLLLARLAATPAATPAAAPAPAPAPAAATPAPAAGGK; the protein is encoded by the exons ATGGTGACCATGAAACTACTAGTCCTAGTGATGTGCCTGATTGGACTTTGTTCTTCCATTCCT GTGTCTGAGGAACATGATCGAGAGGAGCGCTCAGCTAGTGATGAG atgtTCAGGGGTAATGGACGTGGTTTGGGAGGGTTTTACCGCTATCAGCCGCCACAGTACCCATCATACTTCCCATCATACTTCCCTTACGCCCAGCCTCCCCAAAGTAACTCCGCCCTGATGGCCATCCTGCCCTTGCTATTGGCCAGACTCGCTGCCACTCCTGCCGCAACTCCTGCTGCAGCTCCCGCCCCCGCCCCAGCTCCTGCCGCCGCCACACCAGCCCCAGCAGCGGGTGGAAAATGA